The following coding sequences are from one Brienomyrus brachyistius isolate T26 chromosome 2, BBRACH_0.4, whole genome shotgun sequence window:
- the tmed4 gene encoding transmembrane emp24 domain-containing protein 4: MTRFASLWAGCAALLACLSAARALYFHIGETEKKCFIEEIPDETMVIGKYRTQLWDKQAGSFLTSTPGLGMHVEIKDPDTKIVLSRQYGSEGRFTFTSHTPGEHQICLHSNSTKMALFAGGKLRVHLDIQVGEHTNNYPEIAAKDKLTELQLRVRQLLDQVDQIQKEQNYQRYREERFRMTSESTNQRVLWWSITQTIILLITGVWQMRHLKSFFEAKKLV, from the exons ATGACCCGCTTCGCCTCGCTGTGGGCCGGCTGCGCGGCCCTGCTGGCCTGCCTGTCCGCCGCCCGGGCTCTCTACTTCCACATCGGGGAGACGGAGAAGAAGTGTTTCATTGAGGAAATTCCGGACGAGACCATGGTGATCG GGAAGTACAGGACCCAGCTATGGGACAAGCAAGCCGGGTCTTTTttgacctccacacctggcctgGGGATGCATGTCGAAATCAAGGACCCAGACACCAAg ATCGTTCTGTCCAGGCAGTACGGCTCTGAAGGACGCTTCACCTTTACTTCACACACTCCGGGCGAGCACCAGATCTGTCTGCACTCCAACTCCACCAAGATGGCGCTGTTCGCGGGTGGAAAGCTG CGAGTACACCTGGACATCCAGGTAGGAGAGCACACTAACAACTACCCTGAGATTGCGGCCAAAGACAAGCTGACAGAGTTACAGCTCCGGGTCCGACAGCTACTGGACCAGGTGGACCAGATTCAGAAGGAGCAGAACTATCAGCGG TACCGCGAGGAACGTTTCCGGATGACGAGCGAGAGCACGAACCAGCGCGTGCTGTGGTGGTCCATCACGCAGACCATCATCCTGCTCATCACCGGCGTCTGGCAGATGCGGCATCTCAAGAGCTTCTTTGAGGCAAAGAAGTTGGTGTAG
- the LOC125710712 gene encoding pyridoxal phosphate homeostasis protein, with protein MWRAGMSEEIGKALQTVVERVKQAAARRSQTLPCISPRLVAVSKTKPPEMVIEAYRQGQRNFGENYVNELVEKASDPQILLSCPEIKWHFIGHLQKNNVNKLLGVPNLFMVETVDSVKLAERVNGSWQRLRAANTQRLKVMVQVNTSGEDSKHGLPPEETVQTVKHIVSQCPALHFMGLMTIGRHGYDLSKGPNPDFQMLLNHRQEVCDSLQLPLAEVELSMGMSTDFEHAIEVGATNVRVGSTIFGERDYPNTPSPERRPKVGAEEAAGKMERLAVSDH; from the exons ATGTGGAGAGCAGGCATGTCGGAAGAAATCGGGAAGGCGCTACAGACGGTAGTGGAGCGGGTAAAGCAGGCGGCTGCCCGCCGTTCGCAG aCTCTGCCCTGTATCAGTCCACGGCTGGTGGCTGTCAGCAAGACGAAGCCACCAGAGATGGTGATTGAGGCGTACCGACAGGGGCAGCGTAACTTCGGGGAGAACTAT GTTAATGAACTTGTGGAGAAAGCGTCAGACCCTCAG ATTTTGTTGTCGTGTCCAGAAATCAAGTGGCACTTTATTGGGCActtacagaaaaacaatgtcaaCAAACTCCTGG GTGTGCCCAATCTGTTCATGGTGGAGACGGTGGACTCAGTGAAGCTGGCCGAGAGGGTTAACGGCTCCTGGCAGAGACTCAGGGCTGCCAACACTCAGAGGTTGAAGGTCATGGTGCAGGTCAACACCAGTGGGGAGGACA GTAAACACGGGCTTCCCCCCGAGGAGACGGTGCAAACGGTCAAACACATCGTGTCCCAGTGCCCCGCCCTCCACTTTATGGGTCTGATGACTATTGGCCGTCACGGCTATGACCTCAGCAAGGGCCCCAACCCTGATTTTCAG ATGCTGTTGAACCATCGGCAGGAGGTGTGCGACAGTCTGCAGCTGCCCCTGGCGGAGGTGGAGCTCAGCATGGGCATGTCCACCGACTTCGAGCACGCA ATTGAAGTGGGCGCTACCAATGTGCGTGTGGGAAGCACCATCTTCGGGGAGCGGGACTACCCCAACACGCCCAGCCCCGAGAGGAGGCCGAAGGTAGGGGCTGAGGAGGCCGCCGGGAAGATGGAGCGGCTCGCCGTGTCCGATCACTGA
- the LOC125710870 gene encoding gastrokine-1-like isoform X3: MAKYLQALILLGALLAGAIADENVSLVRKGANGQYHIIVTDSEAQVAVEYVDAGKDSVLILIDYKTGYMAVKAFEKQACYTIKMSQDFPPLNKLMEILGNLKTQDPSSAPPQQYIPTNISVKNPAMLGDSIQAVCHNLPIYWTQRQSGMSDYGMCLGLSVDVWVFGMCLGLSV; the protein is encoded by the exons ATGGCAAAG TACCTCCAAGCCCTTATCCTGCTTGGAGCTCTTCTGGCAGGAGCTATAGCTGATGAG AACGTTTCCCTGGTGAGGAAAGGAGCTAATGGCCAGTACCACATCATCGTGACTGACAGCGAGGCCCAGGTTGCCGTGGAGTATGTGGACGCTGGGAAGGATTCCGTCCTCATCCTCATAGACTACAAGACA GGATATATGGCTGTCAAGGCCTTCGAGAAGCAGGCCTGCTACACCATCAAGATGAGCCAGGATTTCCCCCCTTTGAACAAGCTGATGGAGATCCTGGGGAACCTCAAG ACTCAGGACCCCTCCAGTGCCCCCCCACAGCAATACATTCCCACCAATATCTCCGTCAAGAACCCGGCGATGCTGGGGGACTCAATCCAAGCTGTTTGCCACAACCTTCCTATCTACTGGACACAGAGACAATCAG gcATGTCTGATTACGGTATGTGCCTCGGACTCTCAGTTGACGTCTGGGTCTTTGGTATGTGTCTTGGACTCAGCGTTTAA
- the snrpg gene encoding small nuclear ribonucleoprotein G isoform X2, whose translation MSKAHPPELKKFMDKKLSLKLNGGRHVQGILRGFDPFMNLVMDDCLEMAPGGQQSTIGMVVIRGNSIIMLEALERV comes from the exons ATGAGCAAAGCACACCCTCCCGAGCTGAAGAA GTTCATGGACAAGAAGCTTTCCT TGAAGCTGAACGGCGGACGCCATGTCCAGGGGATCCTGCGTGGGTTTGACCCCTTCATGAACCTGGTGATGGACGACTGCCTGGAGATGGCCCCTGGGGGGCAGCAGAGCACCATTGGCATGGTG GTGATACGTGGTAACAGTATCATTATGCTGGAGGCTCTGGAGCGAGTATGA
- the LOC125710870 gene encoding gastrokine-1-like isoform X1, whose translation MAKYLQALILLGALLAGAIADENVSLVRKGANGQYHIIVTDSEAQVAVEYVDAGKDSVLILIDYKTGYMAVKSFEKQACYTIKMNQDFPPLNKLKETLGNLKTQDPPSAPPQQYIPTNISVKNLAMLGDSIQAVCHNLPIYWTQRQSGMMLDFSFCNGQLFNWWIVHICFGLSY comes from the exons ATGGCAAAG TACCTCCAAGCCCTTATCCTGCTTGGAGCTCTTCTGGCAGGAGCTATAGCTGATGAG AACGTTTCCCTGGTGAGGAAAGGAGCTAATGGCCAGTACCACATCATCGTGACTGACAGCGAGGCCCAGGTTGCCGTGGAGTATGTGGACGCTGGGAAGGATTCCGTCCTCATCCTCATAGACTACAAGACA GGATATATGGCTGTCAAGTCCTTTGAGAAGCAAGCCTGCTACACCATCAAGATGAACCAGGATTTCCCCCCTTTGAACAAGCTGAAGGAGACGCTGGGGAACCTCAAG ACTCAGGacccccccagtgcccccccacaGCAATACATTCCCACCAATATCTCCGTCAAGAACCTGGCGATGCTGGGGGACTCAATCCAAGCTGTTTGCCACAACCTCCCTATCTACTGGACCCAGAGACAATCAG GCATGATGCTGGATTTCTCCTTCTGCAACGGACAACTATTTAACTGGTGGATCGTGCATATATGCTTTGGACTGAGCTATTAG